A section of the Lepus europaeus isolate LE1 chromosome 19, mLepTim1.pri, whole genome shotgun sequence genome encodes:
- the PLAUR gene encoding urokinase plasminogen activator surface receptor isoform X2, which yields MGRPPPALLLLLPLLWLHTCLPASQGLRCVRCERTGACSEEECMPGRALCRTTALRVWEGGEELKVVERGCAHPEKTNRTMSYRTGPQIITLTETVCASDLCNKPTPGQAPSFPRGRYLECASCASSDMSCERSREQSLQCRNPGDQCLEVVSHRSQEGSLRDEHHSRGCGHLPGCPGPTGFHNNHTFHFLLCCNTSNCNKGPVLELHNLPPNGLQCHSCEGNSTHGCSSDETTLTDCRGPMNRCLEATGTDAELKGAGERQRASIHCFVPPMAADSPG from the exons AtgggccgcccgccgcccgcgctgctgctgctgctgccgctgctgtggCTGCACACCTGCCTTCCAG cctcccagggcctgcggtGCGTGAGGTGCGAGCGCACCGGGGCCTGCAGCGAGGAGGAGTGCATGCCGGGCCGGGCTCTCTGCCGGACCACGGCACTGCGCGTGTGGGAAG GAGGGGAGGAGCTGAAGGTGGTGGAGAGAGGCTGTGCCCACCCAGAGAAGACCAACAGGACCATGAGCTACCGAACCGGCCCGCAGATCATCACGCTCACGGAGACCGTGTGTGCGTCAGACCTGTGCAACAAGCCCACACCTG GCCAGGCTCCCTCCTTCCCCCGAGGCCGCTACCTGGAATGTGCTTCCTGTGCCTCCTCGGACATGAGCTGTGAGAGGAGCCGGGAGcagagcctgcagtgccggaaccCTGGAGACCAGTGTCTGGAGGTGGTGAGCCACCGAAGCCAGGAAG GGAGCCTGCGGGATGAACACCACTCCCGCGGCTGTGGCCACCTGCCTGGCTGCCCGGGGCCCACGGGCTTCCACAACAACCACACCTTCCACTTCCTGCTGTGCTGTAACACCTCCAACTGCAACAAGGGCCCAG TGCTGGAGCTGCACAACCTGCCGCCCAACGGCCTCCAGTGCCACAGCTGTGAGGGCAACAGCACCCACGGGTGCTCCTCGGATGAGACGACCCTCACCGACTGCCGGGGGCCCATGAACCGGTGCCTGGAGGCCACCGGCACCGACG cagAGTTGAAGGGagcgggggagagacagagagcttccatccactgctttgttcccccaatggctgccgacAGCCCGGGCTGA
- the PLAUR gene encoding urokinase plasminogen activator surface receptor isoform X1, which yields MGRPPPALLLLLPLLWLHTCLPASQGLRCVRCERTGACSEEECMPGRALCRTTALRVWEGGEELKVVERGCAHPEKTNRTMSYRTGPQIITLTETVCASDLCNKPTPGQAPSFPRGRYLECASCASSDMSCERSREQSLQCRNPGDQCLEVVSHRSQEGSLRDEHHSRGCGHLPGCPGPTGFHNNHTFHFLLCCNTSNCNKGPVLELHNLPPNGLQCHSCEGNSTHGCSSDETTLTDCRGPMNRCLEATGTDGLGNPSYTVRGCATASWCQSLHVAEAYSLTHLNVTCCAGPGCNGPASDAEHRRAGAPRPGPAPLGLLLTALATSRLWGVTLLWT from the exons AtgggccgcccgccgcccgcgctgctgctgctgctgccgctgctgtggCTGCACACCTGCCTTCCAG cctcccagggcctgcggtGCGTGAGGTGCGAGCGCACCGGGGCCTGCAGCGAGGAGGAGTGCATGCCGGGCCGGGCTCTCTGCCGGACCACGGCACTGCGCGTGTGGGAAG GAGGGGAGGAGCTGAAGGTGGTGGAGAGAGGCTGTGCCCACCCAGAGAAGACCAACAGGACCATGAGCTACCGAACCGGCCCGCAGATCATCACGCTCACGGAGACCGTGTGTGCGTCAGACCTGTGCAACAAGCCCACACCTG GCCAGGCTCCCTCCTTCCCCCGAGGCCGCTACCTGGAATGTGCTTCCTGTGCCTCCTCGGACATGAGCTGTGAGAGGAGCCGGGAGcagagcctgcagtgccggaaccCTGGAGACCAGTGTCTGGAGGTGGTGAGCCACCGAAGCCAGGAAG GGAGCCTGCGGGATGAACACCACTCCCGCGGCTGTGGCCACCTGCCTGGCTGCCCGGGGCCCACGGGCTTCCACAACAACCACACCTTCCACTTCCTGCTGTGCTGTAACACCTCCAACTGCAACAAGGGCCCAG TGCTGGAGCTGCACAACCTGCCGCCCAACGGCCTCCAGTGCCACAGCTGTGAGGGCAACAGCACCCACGGGTGCTCCTCGGATGAGACGACCCTCACCGACTGCCGGGGGCCCATGAACCGGTGCCTGGAGGCCACCGGCACCGACG GGCTGGGGAACCCGAGCTACACGGTCCGCGGCTGCGCCACCGCGTCCTGGTGCCAAAGCCTGCACGTGGCCGAGGCGTACAGCCTGACCCACCTCAACGTCACCTGCTGTGCGGGCCCCGGCTGCAACGGCCCGGCCTCGGACGCCGAGCACCGCAGGGCAGGcgccccccggcccggcccggccccgctcGGCCTCCTCCTCACCGCGCTGGCCACCTCCAGACTGTGGGGGGTCACCCTCCTCTGGACCTGA